Part of the SAR324 cluster bacterium genome, TATTAAACAGCACAATCCTGTTTTTCTGATGAAGGGCCTGGGCAAATTCGGGATTGACAGAGCATCTGGGAATTCTGGCATCGCGCACTTCCAGAACCACATCCACCAGTCGGATTTTTGCCATGAATTCTTTTTTGGCTTTGACCATGTGGCCTGGATACCATTGAATGTCATGCGATTGCTCAGGGGACGATGTTTGCATATTGTTCTCAAAATGAAGGTTCCGGGAATTCTTCCGAAAATGCGTATCCGCGTCATTTTCGGGAGCATTCCCTATAATCAGTCTGGATTAAAACCTCAAACCTCTTTTGAATCACTATCCGAGACAAGGAATGCCTGAAACCTATATTTCACGAATCCGCAAGGAAGATATTGAACAGTTTCCGTTAGCCGAGTATCAGGGCAACATTGAGTTGGTAGACTCGTATGAAAAACTTGAGGCAGCCCTTGAGGATTGCTTCAAAACACCAGTGCTGGGCTTTGACACTGAAACACGACCGGCCTTTCAGAAAGGGGTGCAATATCCTGTATCGCTCATCCAGTTGGCCACCGAAAACACGGTCTATTTGATCCGCCTCAATATGATTGAAATCACAGAAGCACTGAGTCAACTCCTGTCGGATGAAAATATTGTGAAAGCCGGCGTCGCTTTGCACCAGGACCTTCAGGGATTGAATGCCCTGAAACCGTTTCGCCCCGGAGGCTTCGCGGATCTAAGTCACATGGCTCGTGAGCGCCAGATTGAAACGTTGGGCTTGCGCAGTCTGGCGGCAATTGTATTGGGGGTCCGTATTTCCAAACGAGCCAAGCTTTCAAATTGGGCCAAACCGGAACTTACAGAGGAACAAATTGTTTATGCGGCGACCGATGCCTGGATCAGTCGTGAAATATATCTTGGTTTTATCGGAAATCCGGAGGATCCGGTTTCAGTCGCCAAAGAAACGTTGAAATCCTGAGTGAGCCTTAAATAACTCAGGAATTTTGCGGAAATTTTTTGTTTTCCTTCATATCTCGATGATTTATTCCATTTGTAATTATAGTCACTTGGGTTTCTTTCATCCCCGATTTCTCACAACGCGTCACGCTTGCGTTAAAATGATATTTGAAAAACACAGAGTCCATGTGTTATGGAACTAGCAGAATGATGTTTGATCCACTTGAATTTTTATCAGGAGAACTGTTGTGAACGTAATTTTGTGTGGGTGCGGCGCTGTCGGCATGTATCTTCTGTCCGAGTTGACCAAGATCAATGCGCAGATTCTGGTGATTGAATCCGATCCGGCTGTTGGTGAAGAGGTCCGGGACAATTTTGATGTCATGGTGATCAATGAATCCGCACTATCCTGTCATGCCTATGAAATGGCCAGCACCATTGCCAATGACCTGTTTATCGCGGTGCTCGGTAACGACGCGGAAAATCTGGTAGCCTGCATGATGGCAAAAAAATATGGCATCAAGCGGACCATTGCCCGGATCGGATCCAACAAATTTTTCAAAACCCAGGAAGGCTCCTACGATAATTTTCTGGGAGTCGATATGGTGATTTCTCCCGAAAGTCTCACCGCTCAGGAAATCAACCGGCTCATCCGCAGTTACGGTGCCCTTTCGGTCTATCAGTTTGCCGGTGGAAAAGTGGAAGCCGCACGCATGAAACTGTCGGCCGGGTCTTCATGGATCGGTTATGCCATTCAGGATATCAAACTGCCGAAAGACATCATGATCGGCGCCGTCATCGAAAAAGGCGCTTTTCAAATGGCACGGGGTGGAACCATGATCCGCCAGGACAGTGAGCTCATGCTGATTGGTTTGTCTGAAAGCATCCACAAGCATGTGATGGAACACGGTCATCTGGTCAAGGAACATCGGGACAAAATCTTTTTTGGCGGACTGAGCCCCAGTAGTCGGATGACCTTGGGACTCATGGAGAACCTGCATTCAAAAATTCAGATCATCGAGCAGTCACGATCTGTCTGTGAAAGCCTGGCTGAGGAATTCCCCCAGATTTCTGTCATCCAGGGAGACAGCACCAATTCCAGAAAACTTCAGGAGGAAAACATTGATCTATGCCGCACTTTTCTGGCGTGCAGTCCCGATGATTCGCTCAACCTGACCATGTCGCTGGTCGCCAAACAACAGCATATAGACCATATCATCGCGTTGGTGCGTGATGTGAACCGACTCTCAATTTTTGAACAACTGGAAATCAATCGTCTGATTTGTCCCAACAAGTTGACTGGTGATGAAATCATGCGTTTTGTTCAGGGAGAACTTTATAAGGGCTTACGGATTCTGGAGAATGGCGCCGCGGAATTATTTGAGGTCGTTTTGCCTGAAAACGCGCCTATTACCCAATCGCCTCTACGTGAAATCATCATGCCGGTAGGGGCCTTGATTGGCGGCGTGAAACGCGATGATCAGGTGTTCATGCCTCATGGTGACAATCAGTTACGCGCAGGCGATCATGTCGTGGTCATGGTCACGACCCGTGTTAAAAAAGCAATGCAACGATTATTGGGATTATGACATTTAAAGTATTTTTTAGTATTTGTGGCACATTACACTTGTTGCTGGCCCTTCTGTTATTACCGCCATTGATCTGGTGCTGGGATCAACAACTGGGCAAACACTTTATCTTTACCTCCATCGCAACAGCCTTGATTGGCATAGTTTTCCGCAGAATTGGCAAAGGCGCTCCCAAAATTCTGATGCCCCGAGACGCCCTGGCGATTGTCGCTTATTCGTGGTTTGCTCTTTCCATGGTTGGCGCCCTCCCTTATTGGGAAAGCCATGCCATCCCCAGTTTTGCTGATGCATGGTTCGAATCCGTGTCAGGCTTCACGACCACCGGTTCCACTATTTTGTCTGACATCGAAGGTCTACCGCAAGGATTGCATTTCTGGCGAACCTTGACTCACTGGATTGGCGGGTTGGGTGTTGTTGTGTTGTTCGTGAGCGTTTTTCCTGCCTTGGGCGTTGGTGGAAAAAACCTGTTCAAAATGGAAGTTCCGGGGCCAATCACTGAATCTGTAACCCCCAAAATCAAGGATACCTCACGTAATTTGTGGTACACGTATCTTTTGTTGACCGCTGTGGAAGCCCTTCTGTTGTGGTTCAGCGGCATGTCCTGGTTTGATGCGCTCACCCATAGTTTTGCGACCATGGCGACTGGAGGATTTTCCACAAAAAATGCCAGTATCGCCTATTTCAACTCTCCCACCATTGAATGGATTATTATTGTGTTCATGTTTCTGGCTGGAGCCAATTTCGGTTTATACTACATGCTCACAAAAAAGCAGTGGCGTAGTGTGTTGAAAGACGCTGAGCTTAGGTTTTACGCGATTCTGACACTGCTGTCCGCCGGGTTCATCGCGTTGATGCTGTTTCTGGAAAAAGGCTATGATGCCCATCGAGCCATTCGATCAGCTCTTTTTCAGGTCATCGCACTGATCACAACCACTGGGTTTGCCTCCGATGATTATGAGTTATACCCGATCGCGACTCATCTGGTGCTGTTTTTTCTGTTATTCACTGGAGGGTGTGCCGGTTCAACAGCAGGCGGCATCAAACTGTTCCGTATCGTTCTGATTGGAAAAACTCTGTTTCATGAACTGGAACTCAGTTTCCGCCCATCCCTGGTGAGCAAAATACGCGTGGGTAACACCATTATTTCCAATGACCTGATTCGTACTGTTCTGGCGTTTGTCGGTGTTTATTTCGCGTTTATCACGTTCGGAGCCTTATGCCTCGGGCTGGAAGGACACGACATGCTGACATCCATGACAGCCGCCATGACCGCAGTCGGTAATGTCGGGCCGGGATTTGGAACCATTGGTCCGACAGAAAATTTTGCCCATTTCAGTTCACCTGCCAAAATTTTACTTGCGTTTCTTATGCTACTGGGACGTCTTGAATTTTTTACTCTTCTGGGATTGCTCCACTGGAAGTTTTGGAAACGTTAATTCTTAAGCCTCAGTGAGGAATCATGGCCCTGAGTGCCGCCAATTTAATCAATAGCATTTATAACGACCGTGTGCTTCTGCTCGAAGGCAATGAAGTCATGCGACGTTTTTATGAAGAACATCTTGAATTTTCAGGCTTTGAGGTTCACTGCGCGACCACGCAAGAGGAGGCTTATAATATTCTGGAGTATGTGCCAGTCAACCTGATTGTATGCAACGAATATCTGGAATCACGCAATAACATTCCATTTATTGTCCGATTGAGAAAAAAACATAATTCCAGCAATATTCTGATTTTAACCAGCAATGAAGACCGTGTCTGGGAACTCCTTCCTGAGGACCCCTATATCCAGACGTTTCCTGTTCCGGAAAATATTGATGAATTTCTTAAAGGCGATATCAACCAGTTCGTGTCGCTGGTCGCCATGTCACTGGTGGAACGAACAGGTATTCTGCTGGTAAACGACAATAGCAATGAACGAATGGAAATAGAAAACATTCTGATCAGTAATAATTACAGGATTTGTAGTGTGAACAGTGGCCAGGAAGGCTTATCCATGATTCAGCGGGCTTTGCGGACGCGATATCAGATTCATCTGACGATTCTGGACATTTTTAATCGGTATTATCCCGGATTGAGGTTTCTGGAAGACCTTTCACGGGATTATCCTGAGTTGCCTATTATCCTGCTGACTTCTGTCGAAGTTTCACAAGAAAAACTGGACCGGATTCATCAGCATAACAATGTCAAAGTTCTTCTGAAAAAAGACATTTCAGCAATGTTGCTTCCGCATATCCGAACACTGCTGTCCGGGTCCGTATGACCCATAGATACCATTTCACAAGGGGAGAATAATCCATGAGTCCGGAATCATCCAATTCAGGATTCGATCCACAAGCTGATTTGATGCGAGAACTGCTGAGGGAAACCTCCGCTACGGACCAGGATCAGACACAATCTGATCTGATAAGCGATTTGCTGGCTGAAATGTCACCGGTCACAAATGAGGGCCTTCTCTCAGAGATCATGCAATCCGCAGGAAATGTTCCAGCTATGGCTTCAGCCGCGTCTGGACAAGCCCCCTCGAAACCGGTTCCCATCTATGTCCGTCCTGCTGAATTTGTAATGGCAGACTGGAACATGGACCGCATGTACCGTTCTTTTGAAACCGTTTTCAAAACGATACTGGAGGCCTCGCAACAGGCGGATCAGTGGATTGACCATACAAAAAAAGAATTATTGCGAATTATTGAGGAACTTCCGGATGTTTGGCCTCAACAGGACAGTCACAACATCACATCACGGTTACTGGGACATTTTTATGCCATCACCCAGCAAAATCCTGTAGCACAATACCTTGAATGTTTTGCGCCTATCCAGCAGTTACCCGGTTCGTTTCCTGTTCTGTTCGATTTAAAATCGCCTGAAGAAATCATCCGCCGTCATTTTGATCAGGCGCCCCGATTTGCCCATTTATGGATGTTCTGGAAAGGTGGTATGCCGGAACAATATCTGAAAAACCGGTTGGGGACTGGTTCATGGTGGCAAAAACGAATCTGGCAATGGTATCGGCACAATCAGGAGTTGCTCAGGAAAAATATCCGTCAATTGCGTAAAAATGTGAGATTCAGAGCCATTGGCATCTACTGGCTCCGCTATGAAAACGCCTTGCAAATGCAGGGAACACTTCGAGATGCCGGTGACTTCTATTTCATTTTTCTCAAATCCTTTCAGCGCCTTTTCAGTGTCCAACCGGGGGAGGATCTGACCTACATCCGTGAGGAAATGACTGGTGATGTCCAGGAACTTGCGGACCATTTGAAATCAGTGCACCGCGGGCATCTGCTGTATATTTATTCAGGGTTTGAGCAAGAGCTTCAAAAAGCGGTTTTGCCATGGACTTCTTCTCGAAGCATTAGAACCGTCAAACTTCTTAGGGGACTGGACAAACTCCTGAATGAAAATCAGGAAAGCCTGGAACAATATTCCAGAGCTCTTGAATACGCTCTCGAGGATTTTTATATCCGGTTACAATTTGTTCAGATTCAACGTGATGCCTATAAACTGATTGAAGACGA contains:
- a CDS encoding 3'-5' exonuclease domain-containing protein 2, coding for MPETYISRIRKEDIEQFPLAEYQGNIELVDSYEKLEAALEDCFKTPVLGFDTETRPAFQKGVQYPVSLIQLATENTVYLIRLNMIEITEALSQLLSDENIVKAGVALHQDLQGLNALKPFRPGGFADLSHMARERQIETLGLRSLAAIVLGVRISKRAKLSNWAKPELTEEQIVYAATDAWISREIYLGFIGNPEDPVSVAKETLKS
- the trkA gene encoding Trk system potassium transporter TrkA gives rise to the protein MNVILCGCGAVGMYLLSELTKINAQILVIESDPAVGEEVRDNFDVMVINESALSCHAYEMASTIANDLFIAVLGNDAENLVACMMAKKYGIKRTIARIGSNKFFKTQEGSYDNFLGVDMVISPESLTAQEINRLIRSYGALSVYQFAGGKVEAARMKLSAGSSWIGYAIQDIKLPKDIMIGAVIEKGAFQMARGGTMIRQDSELMLIGLSESIHKHVMEHGHLVKEHRDKIFFGGLSPSSRMTLGLMENLHSKIQIIEQSRSVCESLAEEFPQISVIQGDSTNSRKLQEENIDLCRTFLACSPDDSLNLTMSLVAKQQHIDHIIALVRDVNRLSIFEQLEINRLICPNKLTGDEIMRFVQGELYKGLRILENGAAELFEVVLPENAPITQSPLREIIMPVGALIGGVKRDDQVFMPHGDNQLRAGDHVVVMVTTRVKKAMQRLLGL
- a CDS encoding TrkH family potassium uptake protein produces the protein MTFKVFFSICGTLHLLLALLLLPPLIWCWDQQLGKHFIFTSIATALIGIVFRRIGKGAPKILMPRDALAIVAYSWFALSMVGALPYWESHAIPSFADAWFESVSGFTTTGSTILSDIEGLPQGLHFWRTLTHWIGGLGVVVLFVSVFPALGVGGKNLFKMEVPGPITESVTPKIKDTSRNLWYTYLLLTAVEALLLWFSGMSWFDALTHSFATMATGGFSTKNASIAYFNSPTIEWIIIVFMFLAGANFGLYYMLTKKQWRSVLKDAELRFYAILTLLSAGFIALMLFLEKGYDAHRAIRSALFQVIALITTTGFASDDYELYPIATHLVLFFLLFTGGCAGSTAGGIKLFRIVLIGKTLFHELELSFRPSLVSKIRVGNTIISNDLIRTVLAFVGVYFAFITFGALCLGLEGHDMLTSMTAAMTAVGNVGPGFGTIGPTENFAHFSSPAKILLAFLMLLGRLEFFTLLGLLHWKFWKR
- a CDS encoding response regulator encodes the protein MALSAANLINSIYNDRVLLLEGNEVMRRFYEEHLEFSGFEVHCATTQEEAYNILEYVPVNLIVCNEYLESRNNIPFIVRLRKKHNSSNILILTSNEDRVWELLPEDPYIQTFPVPENIDEFLKGDINQFVSLVAMSLVERTGILLVNDNSNERMEIENILISNNYRICSVNSGQEGLSMIQRALRTRYQIHLTILDIFNRYYPGLRFLEDLSRDYPELPIILLTSVEVSQEKLDRIHQHNNVKVLLKKDISAMLLPHIRTLLSGSV